A portion of the Nitrospinota bacterium genome contains these proteins:
- a CDS encoding VacJ family lipoprotein: MSANANSLLDSPEPRHLVQSMPQFVYEVDGTLLAQTSEITILLEKKVSPGDIKKDIKPEIPEEKKVSKSDDLESAESDPENVKNSEDIGQMASALETAPSAKFYEELEDPFGPPKKNGFPELKDPFEGYNRFMFNVNEHLYDYLMEPVARGWRFVLPEDLRIVIRNAFDNALTPVKLVSTLVQGEWEKSGRVLSRVLINTTAGLGGMLDVAGQEYGIENVDEDFDQALGHYDIPTGPYIVLPFFGPSTARNVSGRVVDSILSPTIFFSPGFLVGAGITTAETTNDISFIIDDKKALEESAIDEYESVRDFYHQYREGLLKK; the protein is encoded by the coding sequence ATGTCGGCGAATGCCAATTCCCTTCTTGATTCTCCAGAACCCAGGCATTTGGTGCAATCAATGCCGCAGTTCGTGTATGAAGTAGATGGAACCCTTTTAGCTCAAACCTCCGAAATCACCATATTGCTAGAGAAAAAAGTTTCCCCTGGAGATATCAAAAAAGATATAAAGCCGGAAATTCCTGAGGAAAAGAAGGTTTCCAAGAGTGACGATCTGGAGTCTGCTGAATCGGACCCGGAAAATGTAAAAAACTCCGAAGATATCGGGCAAATGGCTTCTGCCCTGGAAACAGCGCCATCCGCTAAATTTTATGAAGAACTGGAAGATCCTTTTGGTCCGCCAAAAAAGAATGGGTTTCCTGAATTAAAGGATCCATTTGAAGGTTACAACCGCTTCATGTTCAACGTCAATGAACACCTCTACGATTACCTTATGGAACCGGTCGCCCGTGGCTGGAGGTTTGTCCTTCCTGAAGATCTTCGGATTGTGATCCGCAATGCGTTTGATAATGCTCTGACTCCCGTAAAATTAGTCAGCACTTTGGTCCAGGGAGAGTGGGAAAAATCTGGACGAGTATTGAGCCGGGTCTTAATTAACACCACGGCGGGATTGGGAGGAATGCTTGACGTTGCGGGTCAAGAATATGGCATTGAAAATGTTGATGAGGACTTTGATCAGGCTTTGGGGCATTACGATATTCCCACGGGTCCTTACATTGTTCTACCCTTTTTTGGACCTTCCACAGCCAGGAACGTATCTGGACGCGTGGTCGATTCCATTCTCAGCCCTACTATATTTTTCTCACCGGGATTTCTTGTCGGCGCTGGAATCACCACTGCAGAAACCACCAATGACATCTCGTTTATCATTGACGACAAAAAAGCGCTTGAAGAAAGCGCCATCGACGAATATGAAAGTGTCCGCGATTTTTACCATCAATATAGAGAAGGTTTGTTAAAGAAATAA
- a CDS encoding tetratricopeptide repeat protein, with protein sequence MPTKVKILWVFCNIIIVLGFIELSYSREMGRAREYEETQEKVALERAQEGAVISKMKKEQPAPPPADPLKVIKDLNAQGKYEEAAKLAQSLSEKNPKNSALYSWWGISLVKSGLRSAAIEKFVRSTQLDPTNSQAFLYWGLTLAMDGHYQDALEKYKTVIQLTPENGNAFTYMAASLDQLARYKEAVESANQALEINPSNSAAFEVLIEALRHSEDYQGAWEIVDRAREANVDISKKIVDELAEALPRTIKTPENNADN encoded by the coding sequence ATGCCCACCAAGGTAAAGATACTGTGGGTTTTCTGCAATATCATAATTGTGCTTGGCTTTATTGAACTGTCTTATAGTAGAGAGATGGGGAGAGCCAGAGAATACGAGGAAACTCAGGAGAAAGTGGCCCTGGAAAGGGCGCAAGAGGGTGCAGTTATCAGCAAAATGAAAAAAGAGCAACCAGCCCCGCCGCCTGCCGATCCCCTGAAAGTGATCAAAGATCTCAATGCCCAGGGTAAATATGAAGAGGCCGCGAAACTGGCACAGAGCCTGTCTGAAAAGAATCCAAAAAATTCCGCGCTTTATAGCTGGTGGGGAATATCCCTGGTTAAATCGGGACTAAGAAGCGCGGCCATCGAAAAGTTTGTAAGGTCCACCCAGTTGGATCCGACTAATTCTCAAGCGTTCCTTTACTGGGGATTGACTTTAGCAATGGATGGTCACTATCAGGATGCCCTTGAAAAATATAAAACGGTAATCCAATTGACTCCTGAAAACGGTAATGCGTTTACTTATATGGCGGCTTCTCTCGATCAATTGGCACGGTACAAAGAAGCGGTGGAAAGTGCCAACCAGGCTCTGGAAATCAATCCATCGAATTCTGCGGCTTTTGAAGTGTTAATAGAGGCCCTTCGCCATTCGGAAGATTATCAAGGTGCGTGGGAAATTGTGGATCGGGCCAGGGAAGCGAATGTTGATATTTCGAAGAAAATAGTTGATGAATTGGCTGAAGCTCTGCCGAGAACCATAAAAACCCCTGAAAATAATGCGGATAACTAA
- a CDS encoding fused MFS/spermidine synthase: MSPISRTWVFLFFLISGATGLIYEVVWTRLLTLVMGNTHYSIATVLTTFMGGLALGSYVGGRVIDRFFNPLALYAVLEAAIGLYCLAIPSLIDWAFPLFKSIYLSSELSYSSSSFYRFLVCSAILIIPTSFMGATLPVLSKFVSTKPEFVGRDVGTLYAINTFGAVFGAATSAFVFMRLLGLNATIGIAAAFNIGIAAVIFFIFRPPLSRVHENMQTPKETETGPTPWKEGFILFGFAISGFCALVYQLTWNRILSLLLGSSVYAFSLILAIFILGLALGTVCFSRWMTRFKDLIKVFGFLQIGIGISALAALPFFGEIPFVNRWVYQNWDVDFTVVQWSNFLIIFSLLFAPTFFMGGQFPVVVKLLTRGISNLGRDVGRVYASNTVGTIIGSFVGGFLMVPVLGIQNSVLTAVLINVLLAAVLLWLAPSLSPRLKYYGVPFLVIFCIWGGRSMDAWDKAVISSGSFMPYRIKDLHEAEKKSNKILYYKEGTHTTVTTELAVSGNIFLRVNGKTDASLALDMRTQLLSGYLPMFLKENPQSALVIGQGSGITLGAVEQFAVKDIDLVEISPAVIEGSRYFGPFNHQALDDERLTIILEDGRNHVALSDKKYDVIISEPSNPWISGVGALFTIDFFHLLKARLSVDGVACIWVHTNMSPDSFKSITRSFTEVFPYVTMWESIVGDDYLLIGSSKEYGLPYEKVEKFLTQETIGHDLKRIGIQSVRDLFSLMLMDRDSIVQFSGDAPIHTDDNSLLEFNAPKYIYRDERDVLVRQLTPFIKVDNGFIKFSSLESDQRASVLEKLSTLDRSESQVAEIKRHARIDQLLDMAVNEVNSGDPVKALGYYEDILKMDPEHVMTYFNLGNVFNSLSRYEEAERAYQKTLSLNPYYVFGSVALSKLYISTRRPQQAVEVLEKVLEWYVGDSEVRLYLGLAYSLQKNSQRAVEEMEKALQLDSGNYSAHYYLGIQYQSINSRKAKKHLQAFIAQAEVEGGNQKMIATAKNLLKKL, translated from the coding sequence TTGAGTCCCATTTCCAGAACCTGGGTTTTTCTCTTTTTTTTGATCTCAGGCGCCACGGGTCTGATTTACGAGGTGGTCTGGACGCGTTTGTTGACCCTCGTCATGGGCAACACGCATTATTCCATCGCCACAGTTCTCACCACCTTTATGGGCGGCCTTGCCCTTGGCAGTTATGTGGGTGGCAGAGTCATAGACCGTTTTTTTAATCCCCTTGCCTTGTATGCAGTTCTTGAAGCGGCCATCGGGTTGTATTGCCTGGCCATTCCCAGTCTCATTGACTGGGCGTTTCCCTTGTTCAAGTCCATTTATCTGAGTTCGGAACTTTCCTATTCGTCATCCAGTTTTTACCGCTTTTTAGTCTGCTCGGCCATTCTTATCATTCCCACTTCCTTTATGGGAGCCACGCTTCCCGTTCTCAGCAAATTTGTGTCCACAAAGCCCGAGTTCGTAGGCCGGGATGTGGGGACACTTTACGCCATAAACACCTTTGGCGCGGTTTTTGGAGCCGCTACCAGCGCTTTCGTTTTCATGCGACTCCTAGGCCTCAATGCGACGATTGGGATCGCAGCGGCGTTCAACATCGGGATCGCCGCCGTAATATTTTTTATCTTCCGACCGCCGTTGAGCCGGGTGCATGAAAATATGCAAACTCCCAAGGAAACTGAAACCGGACCGACTCCCTGGAAGGAAGGGTTCATTCTTTTTGGATTTGCGATTTCCGGTTTCTGTGCCCTGGTTTATCAGCTCACCTGGAACCGGATTTTGTCCCTGCTTTTGGGGTCTTCCGTTTATGCATTCAGCCTGATTCTGGCAATTTTTATCCTGGGCCTGGCGCTGGGGACGGTTTGCTTTTCCCGCTGGATGACGCGGTTTAAGGACCTGATCAAGGTTTTTGGCTTTCTGCAAATTGGAATTGGGATTTCGGCACTTGCCGCCCTGCCTTTTTTTGGCGAAATACCCTTTGTGAACCGTTGGGTCTATCAGAATTGGGATGTGGATTTCACGGTAGTTCAGTGGTCCAACTTTCTGATTATTTTTTCGTTGTTGTTTGCGCCTACCTTTTTTATGGGCGGTCAGTTCCCGGTTGTGGTGAAACTTTTAACACGCGGAATTTCCAATTTGGGTCGCGATGTCGGCAGGGTGTATGCCTCGAATACAGTGGGGACCATCATCGGCTCTTTTGTGGGCGGTTTTCTCATGGTTCCGGTGCTTGGCATTCAGAACTCGGTTCTTACGGCAGTTTTAATCAACGTCCTGCTGGCGGCGGTCCTGCTCTGGCTTGCTCCCAGTTTGTCCCCCCGGCTGAAATACTATGGTGTGCCTTTCCTGGTGATTTTTTGTATATGGGGAGGCCGTTCCATGGATGCCTGGGATAAAGCCGTCATTTCCAGCGGGTCCTTTATGCCGTACCGGATCAAGGATCTGCATGAAGCTGAAAAAAAGTCCAACAAGATTCTGTACTATAAAGAAGGGACCCATACGACGGTGACCACAGAGCTTGCCGTGTCGGGAAATATTTTCCTGCGCGTTAATGGCAAAACCGATGCCTCTTTGGCGCTGGATATGCGCACTCAGTTGCTCTCCGGTTATCTTCCCATGTTTTTGAAGGAGAACCCGCAATCCGCTTTGGTGATAGGGCAGGGGAGTGGCATCACCCTGGGGGCGGTCGAGCAGTTTGCCGTCAAGGATATCGATCTGGTGGAGATTTCACCGGCTGTCATCGAGGGCTCACGCTATTTTGGTCCATTCAATCACCAGGCGTTGGACGATGAGCGCTTGACCATCATTCTGGAAGATGGGCGCAATCATGTGGCGTTGAGCGACAAGAAATATGACGTCATTATATCCGAGCCTTCCAACCCCTGGATTTCGGGTGTTGGCGCCTTGTTTACCATCGACTTTTTCCATTTACTCAAAGCAAGATTGAGTGTGGATGGCGTGGCCTGTATCTGGGTGCATACTAATATGTCTCCAGACAGTTTTAAATCCATCACCCGGTCCTTTACGGAAGTTTTTCCTTACGTGACCATGTGGGAATCCATTGTTGGAGACGATTATCTATTGATCGGCTCTTCCAAAGAGTATGGCCTGCCGTATGAAAAGGTGGAAAAATTTCTCACTCAAGAAACCATCGGACACGATCTGAAACGCATCGGCATTCAAAGCGTGAGAGACCTGTTCAGCCTGATGCTCATGGATCGGGACTCGATCGTTCAATTCAGTGGCGACGCTCCCATTCATACCGATGATAATTCCCTGCTGGAGTTCAATGCTCCCAAATACATTTACCGGGATGAACGGGATGTGCTGGTGCGGCAGTTAACCCCTTTTATCAAGGTGGACAATGGGTTTATTAAATTCAGTTCTCTTGAAAGCGATCAGCGTGCGAGTGTTCTTGAGAAACTGTCTACTCTGGATCGGTCTGAAAGCCAGGTGGCGGAGATCAAGCGGCATGCGCGAATCGATCAACTTCTGGATATGGCGGTGAACGAAGTCAATTCGGGCGATCCTGTGAAGGCTCTGGGCTATTACGAAGATATCCTGAAAATGGACCCTGAACATGTGATGACTTATTTTAACCTGGGAAATGTCTTCAACTCTCTCAGTCGCTATGAGGAGGCGGAAAGGGCGTATCAAAAAACATTGTCTCTCAACCCTTACTATGTATTTGGTTCGGTAGCGCTCTCAAAACTTTATATATCCACGCGCAGACCTCAACAGGCGGTGGAGGTTTTAGAGAAAGTTCTTGAATGGTATGTTGGCGACAGTGAGGTCCGGCTTTACCTGGGATTAGCCTATTCGTTACAAAAAAATTCCCAACGTGCCGTGGAGGAAATGGAAAAAGCTCTGCAATTGGACTCGGGTAATTATTCGGCCCACTATTATCTGGGGATACAGTATCAAAGCATCAATTCCAGGAAAGCAAAAAAGCATTTGCAGGCGTTTATTGCCCAGGCCGAAGTTGAAGGTGGAAATCAGAAAATGATTGCCACGGCAAAAAATTTATTAAAGAAACTTTGA